Below is a window of Myxococcaceae bacterium JPH2 DNA.
CCGCCGCCACCAACTCCAGCGCGGTACGCGGCTCCACCCACGAAGTGGAGACACCCGGGCCCAGCAGGAACGCGAACAGCGAGCCCAGCGTGGGGCCCAACACGCGACCGAAGGTCCACAGCCCGAGCAGCGCCAGCCCCGCGCCCAGCAGCCCTTGAAGCAAGCCCTCCAGCAGGAAGGGCGCCTTGACGAAGCGGTCCGTGGCGCCCACCAGCTTCTGGATTTCGATCTCCTCGCGCCGCGAGTAGATGGCGAGCTGGAGCGTCGCCGCGACGATGATGACGGTCGTCCCCAGCACCACGAGGAAGGCCACCAGCGCACCGAAGCGCAGTGCCCGCGCGATGGCGGACAAGCGCTCCACCGCGGCCTCTCCGTAGTCCACGGAGGTGACACCGGGCTGGGCGCGCAGCTCCTTCGCGAGCACGCGCAGCGCCTCGGGCGAACGCCGCTCCGGAGGCACGCGCACCTCCAACGTCGCGGGCAGCGGGTTCTCGGGCAGCTCGGCCAAGGCCTCGCCCAGGTCACCCAGTTCGCGACGAAGCCGAGCCAGCGCGGCCTCGGGAGGCACCACCGTCACGTCGCCCACGTGGAGCTGCTGGACGCGCTCGTGCACGCCGTGCACTTCGTCCTCGCCCAGCTCGGGGGCCAGGTACACCGTCACCTCCACCTCGCCCCCGAGCGAGGACAGGAGGTTGTCCACCACCCGCGAAGCCCCGCGCGTCAGCCCCGCCGCGAACAGCGCGATGGCGATGGTGGACACCGCGATGAAGTGGACGAACGGCGCGTGCCGCAGTCCTCCGGCCGCCGAGCGCCAGAAGTACGCCGTCTTCGCCAGCGCGCTCATACCGCCATCCGGCGCGCTGCCTTGACGCCGTCCTCGTCGGAGACGATCTGCCCGCGCTCCAGCCGCACCGTGCGCTTCTGATAGCGCGACAGCAGCGTGGCGTCGTGGGTGGCCACCACCACGGTGGTGCCGCGGATGTTGACCTGGGTGAGCAGGTCCATGATCTCGACCGTGAGCGCCGGGTCCAGGTTCCCGGTGGGCTCGTCCGCGAGCAGGATGGTCGGATCGTTCACCAGCGCGCGGGCAATCACCACGCGCTGCTGCTCGCCACCGGAGAGTCGCAAGGGCAGCGCATCCGCCTTGTGCTCCAGGCCCACCAGCTTGAGCATGCGGCGCACCTTCTCGCGGCCCTCGGCGCGCGGCACGCCCAGCACGTCCAACGTGAAGCCCACGTTGTCCGCCACCGAGCGGTGCGGCAGCAGCTTGAAGTCCTGGAACACGACGCCGATGTTGCGCCGCAGGTACGGCACGGCGGACTCGCGGATGCGCGCGATGTTGCGCCCGCCCACCAGGATTTGCCCCTTGGTGGCCTTCTCGCCGCAGAAGATGAGCTTGAGCAGCGTCGTCTTGCCCGCGCCGGACGGGCCCGTGAGGAAGACGAACTCGCCCTTCTCCACGTTCAGGTTGATGTCCTGGAGCACCGGCGGATCGCCGGGATACGCCTTGTACACGTGGAAGAACTGAATCATGGCCGGGGCGTGGGTCGCTGAACCTACCACGTCCCGGCTGGGCCGCCGCATGCACGTCGTGCGGGGGCCGCCTCACTTCCTGCGTGCCGAGGCCCGAGGTGCGCCCCGCGCCTTCACGGCCCGCCCGTGTGAGCCCGCTTGAGCCCGCGAGGGAGCGGCCACCGGAGGCGTCCGCCACACATCCCAAGGTGGCTCCCCGGCGAACCGGTCCACGAGGAAGTCGATGAAAGTGCGCACCTTCGCGGAGAGGTGGCGTCCGCGCGGGTACACCGCGTGGATGCCCACCTCCGCGGGCGAGTGCGCAGGCAGCAAGCGCACCAGACGTCCCGCGGCCACGTCCTCACCGACGAGGAAGCTGGGCGTCAGCGAGACGCCGAGGCCCTTCAGTAAGGCCACGCGCAGCAGCTCCCCATTGCTGGCGGTCAGCCGGCCCCCCACTCGAACCACGGACTCCTGCCCGTCCTCGCCGAGAAACCGCCACTCCCCCGGAGTCGCCCGGTACGCGTACTCCAGACACTCATGATGGGCGAGGTCCGCGGGGATTCGCGGCATGCCCGCGCGCGCCACATACGCCGGCGTCGCGCAGAGGATGGAGCGACTGGGCGCAAGCCGCCGCGCCACGAGGCTCGAGTCCGGCAGCGCCCCGATGCGGATGGCGACATCGATGCCCTCCTCCACGAGGTCCACCTTCCGGTCGTTGAGCGTGATGTCCATGGCCACCTCCGGATACGCGAGCAGGTAGTCCGCGATGGCCGACGACAAGTGGCGCGTGCCGAAGGAGATGGGCGCGTTCACCTTCAAGCGCCCGCGCGGCACCGCCTGCTGCGCGCCCGCCGCGCCCCGAGCCTCCTCCACGTCCTCGAGGATGCGCAGACAGCGGGCGTGGAAGCCCGCGCCGACCTCCGTGAGGCTCAACTTCCGCGTGGTGCGGTGGAGCAGCCGCGCGCCCAGCCAGTCCTCCAGCGTGGTGAGGTGATGACTGACGCCCGCGGGAGACAAGCCCAGCTCGCGCGCCGCTTGCGAGAGGCTCCCGCTCGCGACCACCTTGGTGAACACCGCCATGCTCGTCATGCGGTCCATCGCGCCTCCGCCCGGCTTTCAGGAAGGCTGAAGAGTCCTTCCAACGCGGTCCCAGTTATCAACCCGCCACGCATCGCGCATTCCTTCTCCATCAACCGGGCCGCTCCACACGGACGCGGCCTTGCCAGGAGAGAGCACGCGATGGAACGACTGACGGGACAGGTGGCGCTGGTGACGGGAGCTTCGCGAGGCATCGGCCGCGCCATCGCGGAGCGGCTGGCCCACGACGGCGCTGCGGTGGCGGTGGGCTACCACGCGAATCGGGCACCGGCCGAGGAACTCGTCACCGAGATCCGGTCTCGGGGAGGAAAGGCCGTGGCGTTGCCCGTGGATGTCACGCGGCACGAGGACGTGCGGCGATTCTTCGACGACGCGGAGGCGCAGCTCGGCCCCGCGACCATCGTGGTGGCGAACGCGGGCACCCTCCTCGTGCGCCCCTTCGTGGAGATGAAGGCCGAGGACTTCGAGACGGGCTTCTCGGTCAACACGCGCGGCACCTTCCACGTGTTCCTGGAGGCATCCCGCCGCCTGCGCGAGGGCGGACGCATCATCGGCGTGTCCACGAACCTCACGAAGCGGGCCAAGCCCGGCTTCAGCCTCTACCAGGCCAGCAAGGCGGCGGTGGAGCAGTTCGTGATGGTGCTCGCCAAGGAGCTGGGGCCGCGCCGCATCACCGTGAACGCGGTCGCGCCGGGCGCCACCGACACGGACATGCTCGTCCCCGCGCACCGCGACGCGGCGGCCAGCGAGATTCCGCTGGGCCGCGTCGCCCGTCCCGAGGACATCGCGAACGTCGTCGGCTTCCTCGCCTCCCGCGAGGCCGGGTGGGTGACCGGACAGGTCGTGGGCGCCAACGGCGGCATCGTCTGAGCCACACGCCCCCGCGAGGAGACGGAAGGCTCAGCCGCGCCCCACCGCGGTGATGAACACCCAGCGGGCGCCGTCGCGCAGCACCATCAACCGGATGCGCACGTCGCGCCGGCCCCACTCGAACTCGAAGCGGAAGTCGAAGCTCTCCGTCACCTCGCCGCCCTGGGCCGCGAGCGCGTCCAGCCGCCCTCGAAAGGCGGCGACGTTCGTGCAGGGCGCCACCTCCTCGAAGAAGCGACGTCCCAAGGTGCGCTGCGGCGAGCGACGGGCCTGCGCGGCCTCGGCCGCGTTGAAGGCCACCACTCGGCCCTGCGCATCCAGCTTGATGGCGCCGAAGGGCAGCCGATTGAAGTCCGACTCCGACATGCCCCGGAGGACGGCCTCCGTCAGTGAATCGGCGTCGACCACGCGGGGCCCGCCCTGCGCAGCCGCCTCGGGGGCAGTGCCGGGAGTTGTCGTCATGCGCGACATGCCCGCGATTATCGCGGCGACCGCAGGCGACCGGTCAAAGCCGGCCCACGCGCTTCGCCCAGAACCGGACATCCGCCGCGCGCGGCCAACGCCTGGGCCGCGCGCGACTCGAGGACTACTGCTCGCCCTCTCCGGCGAGATAGCTCAGGATGACCTCGTCGAGGCTCTTCTCGGAGATGAGGTCCTCGCCGAAGAGCGTCTCCACGCCCACCTCGTTGATCTTCGGCTTCTCCTTGAGGGCACGCGCCGCGGCGACCTCGGGAGGCAGCAAGAACACGGGCGCAGCGGGAGCAACCGGCTGGACCTGCGGAGGCGGAGGCGGTTGAGGCTTGGGAGGCGGAACGGGAGCAGGCGGGAGCCGGGCCTGCGCTTGATCCGCCTCGCTGGCGAGTTGCCCCGGCTGGTAGTGCCGCGCCGTGGACTCGTAGCTGTCGTAAACCCCGTTGATGAGGTTGCGCAGCATCTCCTTGTGCTGCTCCTCCATCAACTCACGAACGACCTCCGCCAGATTCTCCGCATTGAGGATGTCGGCGTAGGAGGTCTTCTTCGACGCGAGGATGTTTCCACCCACGAACAGGTGGGTGATGATGTGCGGGTTGTTGACACCCGAGTCCTCGGTCTGGACGTGGTAGACCTTCCCCTTGTGCTTGATGTTGTGGTTGAAGCCGGTGACGGCTTTCTCGAAGGTTTTCGCCATTGCCGAGGGGGGCACCGTAGCAGCGGGGGTGTGACGGCACAAGGTAAGCATCACGCGCATTTCGCGCGCGTCGCGAGCCTGCCCGCCCCTCCCTTCCGTCCGCGCCACGCGGCGGCACTGCGCGGACTGCCCTGTCGTCCAGCAAGCGGGCCAGCGGCACGCGCATTGAAAAGCTAAAAGCGGCTGGGGTACGTACAACCAGCCGGGACCCGTTACCCACGCGGAAGGCACCCAGGGAGCCACGGATGACGAAGGACAAAGCGCTCACCAACAAGGTGCGCCTGCAGGACGCCCAGGCGCTGGCCGAGGGATACTCGCCCGCCATCCGCGCGATGGAGATCAGCGCCATCGTCGGATTCATCGGGCTGGAGGCCTTCCTCGCGTACCGGCTCTCCGGGTCACCCCACCATGGCCCGTGGATGCTCCTGAGCGCGGTCCTGCTGGGCTACATGGCCGCGGACTTCGTCTCCGGGTTCGTCCACTGGATGGGCGACACGTGGGGCTCCACCGACATGCCGGTGCTCGGCAAGGCGTTCATCCGCCCATTCCGGGAGCACCACGTCGACGAGAAGGCCATCACCCGGCACGACTTCGTGGAGACCAACGGCAACAACTGCCTGGTGTCCCTGCCGGTCGCGGCCATCGCCGTGGCCCTGCCCATGACGAGCCCGGGCTGGGTGTTCATGGCCAGCTTCCTGGGCGCGATGATCTTCTGGGTCATGGCGACCAACCAGTTCCACAAGTGGTCGCACACGGACTCGCCGCCGGCGATCATCGGCTTCATGCAGCGCGTGCACCTCATCCTGCCGCCCGCGCACCACCGCATCCACCACACGGCGCCCTTCAACAAGTACTACTGCATCACCGTGGGCTGGCTGAACCGGCCGCTCCAGATGGTGCACTTCTTCCCCACGCTGGAGCGGATCATCACCCGGGTCACCGGCCT
It encodes the following:
- a CDS encoding ABC transporter permease, whose product is MSALAKTAYFWRSAAGGLRHAPFVHFIAVSTIAIALFAAGLTRGASRVVDNLLSSLGGEVEVTVYLAPELGEDEVHGVHERVQQLHVGDVTVVPPEAALARLRRELGDLGEALAELPENPLPATLEVRVPPERRSPEALRVLAKELRAQPGVTSVDYGEAAVERLSAIARALRFGALVAFLVVLGTTVIIVAATLQLAIYSRREEIEIQKLVGATDRFVKAPFLLEGLLQGLLGAGLALLGLWTFGRVLGPTLGSLFAFLLGPGVSTSWVEPRTALELVAAGCGLGLGGSFVAVGRFLRV
- the ftsE gene encoding cell division ATP-binding protein FtsE, whose translation is MIQFFHVYKAYPGDPPVLQDINLNVEKGEFVFLTGPSGAGKTTLLKLIFCGEKATKGQILVGGRNIARIRESAVPYLRRNIGVVFQDFKLLPHRSVADNVGFTLDVLGVPRAEGREKVRRMLKLVGLEHKADALPLRLSGGEQQRVVIARALVNDPTILLADEPTGNLDPALTVEIMDLLTQVNIRGTTVVVATHDATLLSRYQKRTVRLERGQIVSDEDGVKAARRMAV
- a CDS encoding LysR family transcriptional regulator; translated protein: MDRMTSMAVFTKVVASGSLSQAARELGLSPAGVSHHLTTLEDWLGARLLHRTTRKLSLTEVGAGFHARCLRILEDVEEARGAAGAQQAVPRGRLKVNAPISFGTRHLSSAIADYLLAYPEVAMDITLNDRKVDLVEEGIDVAIRIGALPDSSLVARRLAPSRSILCATPAYVARAGMPRIPADLAHHECLEYAYRATPGEWRFLGEDGQESVVRVGGRLTASNGELLRVALLKGLGVSLTPSFLVGEDVAAGRLVRLLPAHSPAEVGIHAVYPRGRHLSAKVRTFIDFLVDRFAGEPPWDVWRTPPVAAPSRAQAGSHGRAVKARGAPRASARRK
- a CDS encoding SDR family oxidoreductase; this encodes MERLTGQVALVTGASRGIGRAIAERLAHDGAAVAVGYHANRAPAEELVTEIRSRGGKAVALPVDVTRHEDVRRFFDDAEAQLGPATIVVANAGTLLVRPFVEMKAEDFETGFSVNTRGTFHVFLEASRRLREGGRIIGVSTNLTKRAKPGFSLYQASKAAVEQFVMVLAKELGPRRITVNAVAPGATDTDMLVPAHRDAAASEIPLGRVARPEDIANVVGFLASREAGWVTGQVVGANGGIV
- a CDS encoding PAS domain-containing protein; this encodes MTTTPGTAPEAAAQGGPRVVDADSLTEAVLRGMSESDFNRLPFGAIKLDAQGRVVAFNAAEAAQARRSPQRTLGRRFFEEVAPCTNVAAFRGRLDALAAQGGEVTESFDFRFEFEWGRRDVRIRLMVLRDGARWVFITAVGRG
- a CDS encoding fatty acid desaturase family protein, translated to MTKDKALTNKVRLQDAQALAEGYSPAIRAMEISAIVGFIGLEAFLAYRLSGSPHHGPWMLLSAVLLGYMAADFVSGFVHWMGDTWGSTDMPVLGKAFIRPFREHHVDEKAITRHDFVETNGNNCLVSLPVAAIAVALPMTSPGWVFMASFLGAMIFWVMATNQFHKWSHTDSPPAIIGFMQRVHLILPPAHHRIHHTAPFNKYYCITVGWLNRPLQMVHFFPTLERIITRVTGLLPRQDDIGAEAAQAIVEANVTTDAPVVQAARELLKATTEENPPVPTRPST